Proteins encoded within one genomic window of Bradyrhizobium sp. 186:
- a CDS encoding glutathione S-transferase family protein: MKLTFSAASPFARKVRIAAIELGLIDKIEFTPATVAPGQANEDYSRITPLKKLPVLITNDGDVILDSYVIVEYLNEMVGGSLIPDYGPRRWKAKTNHSLINGMLDSMLLCRYEKMVRPQGLQWQAWSDDHWNRAWTGMARFESMPDVLNGPFDISQIGLVCVLGYADFRFADCGWRKAYPKLDAFHQKMLERPSVKISVPPAA, translated from the coding sequence ATGAAACTCACCTTCTCCGCCGCCTCACCCTTCGCGCGCAAGGTGCGCATCGCTGCGATCGAGCTCGGGCTGATCGACAAGATCGAATTCACGCCCGCGACCGTTGCACCGGGGCAGGCCAACGAGGACTATTCGCGCATCACGCCGTTGAAGAAGCTGCCGGTGCTGATCACCAATGACGGTGACGTGATCCTCGATTCCTACGTCATCGTCGAATATCTCAACGAGATGGTCGGCGGCAGCCTGATCCCGGATTACGGTCCGCGGCGCTGGAAGGCCAAGACCAACCACTCCCTGATCAACGGCATGCTCGATTCCATGCTGCTCTGCCGCTACGAGAAGATGGTGCGGCCGCAAGGCCTGCAATGGCAGGCGTGGTCGGACGACCACTGGAACCGGGCCTGGACCGGAATGGCGCGCTTCGAGAGCATGCCTGATGTCCTCAACGGGCCGTTCGACATCTCGCAAATCGGCCTCGTCTGCGTGCTCGGCTATGCCGATTTCCGCTTCGCCGACTGCGGCTGGCGCAAGGCCTATCCGAAGCTCGACGCCTTCCACCAGAAGATGCTGGAGCGGCCCTCCGTGAAAATCTCGGTGCCGCCGGCTGCGTAA